One window of Papaver somniferum cultivar HN1 chromosome 9, ASM357369v1, whole genome shotgun sequence genomic DNA carries:
- the LOC113312627 gene encoding uncharacterized protein LOC113312627 has protein sequence MASTSGMGRTPRNLDLEFENYQLRNLRSRSRGSSIRGTSGHQGRIGQVLPAVGPSNSGRSGPPTTPPIKGYGPPEDSSTGDERHERNNQQRNTRSDNATEAKLRELEEKIRKLSGTGEEDKLSEVISEAERTPFTQELELRAFPPKCTLPTFPFRFDGMGDAVEHLKMYTMSLIQWINHEVVMCKFFSESLEGEERKWFYNLSPGTIDSYETLVEAFLETYMHNSRPRPRVNRLFTLDRRFREPLRSLTDQWRNLCTKIGKVPVDKRIFGFENTLGRSDPIWITMFTEKPQTLKEMSKMQENFIALEEIQEESMDMGVQEASAAPESTSDDVQRRPEKRPSPPTRENGKKEWVDKGKRPRNEARTYTHLNAPLEEIFKEVD, from the coding sequence ATGGCTAGCACGTCAGGGATGGGAAGAACTCCGAGGAACCTAGATCTAGAGTTCGAGAACTATCAACTACGGAACTTAAGGTCGAGGTCGAGAGGATCTTCTATCCGAGGGACATCAGGTCACCAAGGCCGAATTGGGCAAGTACTACCAGCGGTAGGACCGAGCAATTCCGGTCGATCAGGACCACCCACGACACCACCTATCAAAGGATACGGTCCACCCGAGGATTCATCAACAGGTGACGAGAGGCACGAGAGGAATAATCAGCAGAGGAACACAAGGTCCGACAATGCGACCGAAGCCAAGCTAAGAGAGTTAGAAGAAAAGATAAGGAAGCTGTCAGGAACCGGCGAAGAAGATAAGCTATCCGAGGTCATAAGCGAGGCCGAGAGGACCCCTTTCACCCAAGAGCTAGAACTAAGGGCTTTCCCACCTAAGTGCACGCTCCCCACCTTCCCATTCAGGTTCGACGGCATGGGAGACGCAgttgagcatttgaagatgtaTACTATGTCCCTAATCCAATGGATAaaccatgaggtggtaatgtgTAAGTTCTTCTCGGAAAGCCTGGAAGGAGAGGAAAGGAAATGGTTCTACAACCTCTCACCAGGAACAATTGATAGTTACgagactctagtcgaagccttcctTGAAACGTACATGCACAACAGCAGACCTCGGCCCAGGGTCAACAGGTTATTCACCTTGGACCGACGGTTTAGAGAGCCTCTCAGATCATTGACCGATCAATGGAGAAATTTGTGTACAAAAATTGGGAAGGTACCAGTCGACAAGCGGATATTCGGGTTTGAAAACACACTAGGGAGATCGGATCCCATCTGGATAACCATGTTCACTGAAAAGCCGCAAACATTGAAGGAAATGAGTAAAATGCAAGAAAATTTCATCGCCCTAGAAGAAATTCAGGAAGAATCAATGGATATGGGAGTGCAAGAGGCTAGTGCGGCGCCCGAGTCGACATCGGACGATGTTCAACGTCGGCCCGAGAAGAGACCGAGCCCACCTACGCGAGAAAATGGGAAGAAGGAATGGGTAGATAAAGGAAAAAGGCCGAGGAACGAGGCGAGAACATACACCCATTTGAAtgctccactagaagaaatcttcaaagaggtcGATTAA